In Cynocephalus volans isolate mCynVol1 chromosome 13, mCynVol1.pri, whole genome shotgun sequence, a genomic segment contains:
- the MBD1 gene encoding methyl-CpG-binding domain protein 1 isoform X26 produces the protein MAEDWLDCPALGPGWKRREVFRKSGATCGRSDTYYQSPTGDKIRSKVELTRYLGPACDLTLFDFKQGILCYPAPKAHSLVVPSKKRKKPSRPAKTRKRQVGSQKGEVKKDAPGDDTKADTDTAPASFPEPRCCENCGISFSGDGTRRQRLKTLCKDCRAQRIAFNREQRMFKRVGCGECAACQVTEDCGACPTCLLQLPRDVASGLFCKCERRRCLRIVERSRGCGVCRGCQTQEDCGRCQVCLRPPRPGLRRQWRCVQRRCLRHLARRLRRRHQRCQRRPPLAVAPPAGKHGRRRGGCDSKMAAQRRPRAQPLPPLPPSQPPEPTELHPRVLAPSPPAEFIYYCVDEDELKRLLPSVCSESEDGAGSPPPCPRRKRPGSARRPHLGPTLKPPLATRTTRPGCAKAPMKQEAGGGFVLPPPGTDLVFLREGASSPVQVPGPAASSKEALLQEAQCSGLSWVVALPQVKQEKADALEEWTPGTAILTSPVLLPGCPSKAVDPGLPPVKQEPPDPEEDKKENKDDAASESAPEEEAGGAGTPVITEIFSLGGTRFRDTAVWLPRAGSREGKMDVKCGRPRTHWSPRARAGTHEDGLEPMSVSHHLQLR, from the exons ATGGCTGAGGACTGGCTGGACTGCCCAGCCCTGGGCCCTGGCTGGAAGCGCCGAGAGGTCTTTCGCAAGTCAGGGGCCACCTGCGGGCGCTCAGACACCTATTACCAGAG CCCCACAGGAGACAAGATCCGAAGCAAAGTTGAGTTGACCCGGTACCTGGGCCCTGCGTGTGACCTCACTCTCTTTGACTTCAAACAAGGCATCTTGTGCTATCCAGCCCCAAAG GCCCATTCCTTGGTCGTCCCCAGCAAGAAGCGAAAGAAGCCTTCGAGGCCAGCCAAGACACGGAAACGTCAGGTTGGATCCCAGAAGGGTGAGGTCAAGAAGGATGCGCCGGGGGATGATACCAAAGCTGACACTGACACAGCTCCAGCTTCATTCCCTGAGCCTAG GTGCTGTGAGAACTGTGGAATCAGCTTCTCAGGCGATGGTACCCGAAGGCAGCGGCTCAAGACATTGTGCAAGGACTGCCGAG cacAGAGAATTGCCTTCAACCGGGAGCAGAGGATGTTTAAG CGTGTGGGCTGTGGAGAGTGTGCAGCCTGCCAGGTAACTGAAGACTGTGGGgcctgccccacctgcctgctGCAGCTGCCCCGTGATGTAGCCTCGGGGCTATTCTGCAAGTGTGAGCGGAGACGCTGCCTCCGGATTGTGGAAAGG AGCCGAGGGTGCGGAGTGTGCCGGGGCTGTCAGACCCAAGAGGACTGTGGCCGTTGCCAAGTCTGCCTTCGCCCTCCCCGCCCTGGTCTCAGGCGTCAGTGGAGATGTGTCCAGCGGCGCTGCCTACGG CACCTTGCTCGCCGACTTCGTCGCCGCCATCAGCGATGTCAGCGACGCCCTCCCCTGGCTGTGGCTCCCCCTGCT GGTAAACATGGTCGCCGTAGGGGAGGCTGTGACTCCAAAATGGCTGCCCAACGACGTCCCCGAGCTCAGCCACTGCCTCCGCTTCCCCCATCACAGCCCCCAGAGCCCACAGAGCTG CACCCCAGAGTCCTGGCCCCCTCGCCACCTGCTGAGTTCATCTATTACTGTGTAGACGAGGACGAGCTA AAGCGGCTGCTGCCCAGTGTCTGTTCAGAGTCCGAAGATGGGGCAGGATCACCCCCACCTTGCCCTCGTCGAAAGAGGCCTGGCTCTGCTCGACGGCCCCATCTGGGCCCCACCCTGAAGCCCCCCTTGGCTACACGCACAACCCGACCAGGCTGTGCCAAGGCTCCAATGAAACAGGAAGCAGGTGGTGGCTTTGTGCTGCCCCCACCTGGCACCGACCTTGTGTTTTTACGGGAGGGCGCAAGTAGTCCTGTGCAGGTGCCAGGCCCTGCTGCATCTTCCAAAGAAGCCCTATTGCAG GAGGCCCAGTGCTCTGGCCTGAGTTGGGTTGTGGCCTTACCCCAGGTGAAGCAAGAGAAGGCGGATGCCCTGGAAGAGTGGACACCGGGCACAGCCATCCTGACTTCTCCTGTATTGCTGCCTGGCTGCCCTAGCAAG GCAGTAGACCCAGGCCTGCCACCTGTGAAGCAAGAGCCACCTGACCCTGAGGAGGATAAGAAGGAGAACAAGGATGACGCTGCCTCTGAATCGGCcccagaggaggaggcaggaggggctggCACGCCTGTG ATCACGGAGATTTTCAGCCTGGGTGGAACCCGCTTCCGGGACACAGCAGTCTGGTTGCCAAG GGCAGGCAGTCGGGAAGGGAAGATGGATGTAAAGTGTGGGAGACCAAGGACACATTGGAGCCCACGAGCACGAGCTGGAACCCACGAGGATGGCCTGGAACCCATGTCAGTCTCTCACCACCTCCAGCTTCGGTGA
- the MBD1 gene encoding methyl-CpG-binding domain protein 1 isoform X47 codes for MAEDWLDCPALGPGWKRREVFRKSGATCGRSDTYYQSPTGDKIRSKVELTRYLGPACDLTLFDFKQGILCYPAPKAHSLVVPSKKRKKPSRPAKTRKRQVGSQKGEVKKDAPGDDTKADTDTAPASFPEPRCCENCGISFSGDGTRRQRLKTLCKDCRAQRIAFNREQRMFKSRGCGVCRGCQTQEDCGRCQVCLRPPRPGLRRQWRCVQRRCLRGKHGRRRGGCDSKMAAQRRPRAQPLPPLPPSQPPEPTELHPRVLAPSPPAEFIYYCVDEDELQPYTNRRQNRKCGDCAACLRRTDCGRCDFCCDKPKFGGSNQKRQKCRWRQCLQFAMKRLLPSVCSESEDGAGSPPPCPRRKRPGSARRPHLGPTLKPPLATRTTRPGCAKAPMKQEAGGGFVLPPPGTDLVFLREGASSPVQVPGPAASSKEALLQVKQEKADALEEWTPGTAILTSPVLLPGCPSKAVDPGLPPVKQEPPDPEEDKKENKDDAASESAPEEEAGGAGTPVITEIFSLGGTRFRDTAVWLPRSKDLKKPGARKQ; via the exons ATGGCTGAGGACTGGCTGGACTGCCCAGCCCTGGGCCCTGGCTGGAAGCGCCGAGAGGTCTTTCGCAAGTCAGGGGCCACCTGCGGGCGCTCAGACACCTATTACCAGAG CCCCACAGGAGACAAGATCCGAAGCAAAGTTGAGTTGACCCGGTACCTGGGCCCTGCGTGTGACCTCACTCTCTTTGACTTCAAACAAGGCATCTTGTGCTATCCAGCCCCAAAG GCCCATTCCTTGGTCGTCCCCAGCAAGAAGCGAAAGAAGCCTTCGAGGCCAGCCAAGACACGGAAACGTCAGGTTGGATCCCAGAAGGGTGAGGTCAAGAAGGATGCGCCGGGGGATGATACCAAAGCTGACACTGACACAGCTCCAGCTTCATTCCCTGAGCCTAG GTGCTGTGAGAACTGTGGAATCAGCTTCTCAGGCGATGGTACCCGAAGGCAGCGGCTCAAGACATTGTGCAAGGACTGCCGAG cacAGAGAATTGCCTTCAACCGGGAGCAGAGGATGTTTAAG AGCCGAGGGTGCGGAGTGTGCCGGGGCTGTCAGACCCAAGAGGACTGTGGCCGTTGCCAAGTCTGCCTTCGCCCTCCCCGCCCTGGTCTCAGGCGTCAGTGGAGATGTGTCCAGCGGCGCTGCCTACGG GGTAAACATGGTCGCCGTAGGGGAGGCTGTGACTCCAAAATGGCTGCCCAACGACGTCCCCGAGCTCAGCCACTGCCTCCGCTTCCCCCATCACAGCCCCCAGAGCCCACAGAGCTG CACCCCAGAGTCCTGGCCCCCTCGCCACCTGCTGAGTTCATCTATTACTGTGTAGACGAGGACGAGCTA CAGCCCTACACGAACCGCCGGCAGAACCGCAAGTGCGGGGACTGTGCAGCCTGCCTACGGCGGACGGACTGTGGCCGCTGCGACTTCTGCTGCGACAAGCCCAAATTCGGGGGCAGCAACCAGAAGCGCCAGAAGTGTCGTTGGCGCCAGTGCCTGCAGTTTGCCATG AAGCGGCTGCTGCCCAGTGTCTGTTCAGAGTCCGAAGATGGGGCAGGATCACCCCCACCTTGCCCTCGTCGAAAGAGGCCTGGCTCTGCTCGACGGCCCCATCTGGGCCCCACCCTGAAGCCCCCCTTGGCTACACGCACAACCCGACCAGGCTGTGCCAAGGCTCCAATGAAACAGGAAGCAGGTGGTGGCTTTGTGCTGCCCCCACCTGGCACCGACCTTGTGTTTTTACGGGAGGGCGCAAGTAGTCCTGTGCAGGTGCCAGGCCCTGCTGCATCTTCCAAAGAAGCCCTATTGCAG GTGAAGCAAGAGAAGGCGGATGCCCTGGAAGAGTGGACACCGGGCACAGCCATCCTGACTTCTCCTGTATTGCTGCCTGGCTGCCCTAGCAAG GCAGTAGACCCAGGCCTGCCACCTGTGAAGCAAGAGCCACCTGACCCTGAGGAGGATAAGAAGGAGAACAAGGATGACGCTGCCTCTGAATCGGCcccagaggaggaggcaggaggggctggCACGCCTGTG ATCACGGAGATTTTCAGCCTGGGTGGAACCCGCTTCCGGGACACAGCAGTCTGGTTGCCAAG GTCCAAGGACCTTAAAAAACCTGGAGCTAGAAAGCAGTAG
- the MBD1 gene encoding methyl-CpG-binding domain protein 1 isoform X44, with amino-acid sequence MAEDWLDCPALGPGWKRREVFRKSGATCGRSDTYYQSPTGDKIRSKVELTRYLGPACDLTLFDFKQGILCYPAPKAHSLVVPSKKRKKPSRPAKTRKRQVGSQKGEVKKDAPGDDTKADTDTAPASFPEPRCCENCGISFSGDGTRRQRLKTLCKDCRAQRIAFNREQRMFKSRGCGVCRGCQTQEDCGRCQVCLRPPRPGLRRQWRCVQRRCLRGKHGRRRGGCDSKMAAQRRPRAQPLPPLPPSQPPEPTELHPRVLAPSPPAEFIYYCVDEDELQPYTNRRQNRKCGDCAACLRRTDCGRCDFCCDKPKFGGSNQKRQKCRWRQCLQFAMKRLLPSVCSESEDGAGSPPPCPRRKRPGSARRPHLGPTLKPPLATRTTRPGCAKAPMKQEAGGGFVLPPPGTDLVFLREGASSPVQVPGPAASSKEALLQEAQCSGLSWVVALPQVKQEKADALEEWTPGTAILTSPVLLPGCPSKAVDPGLPPVKQEPPDPEEDKKENKDDAASESAPEEEAGGAGTPVITEIFSLGGTRFRDTAVWLPRSKDLKKPGARKQ; translated from the exons ATGGCTGAGGACTGGCTGGACTGCCCAGCCCTGGGCCCTGGCTGGAAGCGCCGAGAGGTCTTTCGCAAGTCAGGGGCCACCTGCGGGCGCTCAGACACCTATTACCAGAG CCCCACAGGAGACAAGATCCGAAGCAAAGTTGAGTTGACCCGGTACCTGGGCCCTGCGTGTGACCTCACTCTCTTTGACTTCAAACAAGGCATCTTGTGCTATCCAGCCCCAAAG GCCCATTCCTTGGTCGTCCCCAGCAAGAAGCGAAAGAAGCCTTCGAGGCCAGCCAAGACACGGAAACGTCAGGTTGGATCCCAGAAGGGTGAGGTCAAGAAGGATGCGCCGGGGGATGATACCAAAGCTGACACTGACACAGCTCCAGCTTCATTCCCTGAGCCTAG GTGCTGTGAGAACTGTGGAATCAGCTTCTCAGGCGATGGTACCCGAAGGCAGCGGCTCAAGACATTGTGCAAGGACTGCCGAG cacAGAGAATTGCCTTCAACCGGGAGCAGAGGATGTTTAAG AGCCGAGGGTGCGGAGTGTGCCGGGGCTGTCAGACCCAAGAGGACTGTGGCCGTTGCCAAGTCTGCCTTCGCCCTCCCCGCCCTGGTCTCAGGCGTCAGTGGAGATGTGTCCAGCGGCGCTGCCTACGG GGTAAACATGGTCGCCGTAGGGGAGGCTGTGACTCCAAAATGGCTGCCCAACGACGTCCCCGAGCTCAGCCACTGCCTCCGCTTCCCCCATCACAGCCCCCAGAGCCCACAGAGCTG CACCCCAGAGTCCTGGCCCCCTCGCCACCTGCTGAGTTCATCTATTACTGTGTAGACGAGGACGAGCTA CAGCCCTACACGAACCGCCGGCAGAACCGCAAGTGCGGGGACTGTGCAGCCTGCCTACGGCGGACGGACTGTGGCCGCTGCGACTTCTGCTGCGACAAGCCCAAATTCGGGGGCAGCAACCAGAAGCGCCAGAAGTGTCGTTGGCGCCAGTGCCTGCAGTTTGCCATG AAGCGGCTGCTGCCCAGTGTCTGTTCAGAGTCCGAAGATGGGGCAGGATCACCCCCACCTTGCCCTCGTCGAAAGAGGCCTGGCTCTGCTCGACGGCCCCATCTGGGCCCCACCCTGAAGCCCCCCTTGGCTACACGCACAACCCGACCAGGCTGTGCCAAGGCTCCAATGAAACAGGAAGCAGGTGGTGGCTTTGTGCTGCCCCCACCTGGCACCGACCTTGTGTTTTTACGGGAGGGCGCAAGTAGTCCTGTGCAGGTGCCAGGCCCTGCTGCATCTTCCAAAGAAGCCCTATTGCAG GAGGCCCAGTGCTCTGGCCTGAGTTGGGTTGTGGCCTTACCCCAGGTGAAGCAAGAGAAGGCGGATGCCCTGGAAGAGTGGACACCGGGCACAGCCATCCTGACTTCTCCTGTATTGCTGCCTGGCTGCCCTAGCAAG GCAGTAGACCCAGGCCTGCCACCTGTGAAGCAAGAGCCACCTGACCCTGAGGAGGATAAGAAGGAGAACAAGGATGACGCTGCCTCTGAATCGGCcccagaggaggaggcaggaggggctggCACGCCTGTG ATCACGGAGATTTTCAGCCTGGGTGGAACCCGCTTCCGGGACACAGCAGTCTGGTTGCCAAG GTCCAAGGACCTTAAAAAACCTGGAGCTAGAAAGCAGTAG
- the MBD1 gene encoding methyl-CpG-binding domain protein 1 isoform X40 produces the protein MAEDWLDCPALGPGWKRREVFRKSGATCGRSDTYYQSPTGDKIRSKVELTRYLGPACDLTLFDFKQGILCYPAPKAHSLVVPSKKRKKPSRPAKTRKRQVGSQKGEVKKDAPGDDTKADTDTAPASFPEPRCCENCGISFSGDGTRRQRLKTLCKDCRAQRIAFNREQRMFKSRGCGVCRGCQTQEDCGRCQVCLRPPRPGLRRQWRCVQRRCLRHLARRLRRRHQRCQRRPPLAVAPPAGKHGRRRGGCDSKMAAQRRPRAQPLPPLPPSQPPEPTELHPRVLAPSPPAEFIYYCVDEDELQPYTNRRQNRKCGDCAACLRRTDCGRCDFCCDKPKFGGSNQKRQKCRWRQCLQFAMKRLLPSVCSESEDGAGSPPPCPRRKRPGSARRPHLGPTLKPPLATRTTRPGCAKAPMKQEAGGGFVLPPPGTDLVFLREGASSPVQVPGPAASSKEALLQVKQEKADALEEWTPGTAILTSPVLLPGCPSKAVDPGLPPVKQEPPDPEEDKKENKDDAASESAPEEEAGGAGTPVITEIFSLGGTRFRDTAVWLPRSKDLKKPGARKQ, from the exons ATGGCTGAGGACTGGCTGGACTGCCCAGCCCTGGGCCCTGGCTGGAAGCGCCGAGAGGTCTTTCGCAAGTCAGGGGCCACCTGCGGGCGCTCAGACACCTATTACCAGAG CCCCACAGGAGACAAGATCCGAAGCAAAGTTGAGTTGACCCGGTACCTGGGCCCTGCGTGTGACCTCACTCTCTTTGACTTCAAACAAGGCATCTTGTGCTATCCAGCCCCAAAG GCCCATTCCTTGGTCGTCCCCAGCAAGAAGCGAAAGAAGCCTTCGAGGCCAGCCAAGACACGGAAACGTCAGGTTGGATCCCAGAAGGGTGAGGTCAAGAAGGATGCGCCGGGGGATGATACCAAAGCTGACACTGACACAGCTCCAGCTTCATTCCCTGAGCCTAG GTGCTGTGAGAACTGTGGAATCAGCTTCTCAGGCGATGGTACCCGAAGGCAGCGGCTCAAGACATTGTGCAAGGACTGCCGAG cacAGAGAATTGCCTTCAACCGGGAGCAGAGGATGTTTAAG AGCCGAGGGTGCGGAGTGTGCCGGGGCTGTCAGACCCAAGAGGACTGTGGCCGTTGCCAAGTCTGCCTTCGCCCTCCCCGCCCTGGTCTCAGGCGTCAGTGGAGATGTGTCCAGCGGCGCTGCCTACGG CACCTTGCTCGCCGACTTCGTCGCCGCCATCAGCGATGTCAGCGACGCCCTCCCCTGGCTGTGGCTCCCCCTGCT GGTAAACATGGTCGCCGTAGGGGAGGCTGTGACTCCAAAATGGCTGCCCAACGACGTCCCCGAGCTCAGCCACTGCCTCCGCTTCCCCCATCACAGCCCCCAGAGCCCACAGAGCTG CACCCCAGAGTCCTGGCCCCCTCGCCACCTGCTGAGTTCATCTATTACTGTGTAGACGAGGACGAGCTA CAGCCCTACACGAACCGCCGGCAGAACCGCAAGTGCGGGGACTGTGCAGCCTGCCTACGGCGGACGGACTGTGGCCGCTGCGACTTCTGCTGCGACAAGCCCAAATTCGGGGGCAGCAACCAGAAGCGCCAGAAGTGTCGTTGGCGCCAGTGCCTGCAGTTTGCCATG AAGCGGCTGCTGCCCAGTGTCTGTTCAGAGTCCGAAGATGGGGCAGGATCACCCCCACCTTGCCCTCGTCGAAAGAGGCCTGGCTCTGCTCGACGGCCCCATCTGGGCCCCACCCTGAAGCCCCCCTTGGCTACACGCACAACCCGACCAGGCTGTGCCAAGGCTCCAATGAAACAGGAAGCAGGTGGTGGCTTTGTGCTGCCCCCACCTGGCACCGACCTTGTGTTTTTACGGGAGGGCGCAAGTAGTCCTGTGCAGGTGCCAGGCCCTGCTGCATCTTCCAAAGAAGCCCTATTGCAG GTGAAGCAAGAGAAGGCGGATGCCCTGGAAGAGTGGACACCGGGCACAGCCATCCTGACTTCTCCTGTATTGCTGCCTGGCTGCCCTAGCAAG GCAGTAGACCCAGGCCTGCCACCTGTGAAGCAAGAGCCACCTGACCCTGAGGAGGATAAGAAGGAGAACAAGGATGACGCTGCCTCTGAATCGGCcccagaggaggaggcaggaggggctggCACGCCTGTG ATCACGGAGATTTTCAGCCTGGGTGGAACCCGCTTCCGGGACACAGCAGTCTGGTTGCCAAG GTCCAAGGACCTTAAAAAACCTGGAGCTAGAAAGCAGTAG
- the MBD1 gene encoding methyl-CpG-binding domain protein 1 isoform X49 — protein sequence MAEDWLDCPALGPGWKRREVFRKSGATCGRSDTYYQSPTGDKIRSKVELTRYLGPACDLTLFDFKQGILCYPAPKAHSLVVPSKKRKKPSRPAKTRKRQVGSQKGEVKKDAPGDDTKADTDTAPASFPEPRCCENCGISFSGDGTRRQRLKTLCKDCRAQRIAFNREQRMFKRVGCGECAACQVTEDCGACPTCLLQLPRDVASGLFCKCERRRCLRIVERSRGCGVCRGCQTQEDCGRCQVCLRPPRPGLRRQWRCVQRRCLRGKHGRRRGGCDSKMAAQRRPRAQPLPPLPPSQPPEPTELKRLLPSVCSESEDGAGSPPPCPRRKRPGSARRPHLGPTLKPPLATRTTRPGCAKAPMKQEAGGGFVLPPPGTDLVFLREGASSPVQVPGPAASSKEALLQEAQCSGLSWVVALPQVKQEKADALEEWTPGTAILTSPVLLPGCPSKAVDPGLPPVKQEPPDPEEDKKENKDDAASESAPEEEAGGAGTPVITEIFSLGGTRFRDTAVWLPRSKDLKKPGARKQ from the exons ATGGCTGAGGACTGGCTGGACTGCCCAGCCCTGGGCCCTGGCTGGAAGCGCCGAGAGGTCTTTCGCAAGTCAGGGGCCACCTGCGGGCGCTCAGACACCTATTACCAGAG CCCCACAGGAGACAAGATCCGAAGCAAAGTTGAGTTGACCCGGTACCTGGGCCCTGCGTGTGACCTCACTCTCTTTGACTTCAAACAAGGCATCTTGTGCTATCCAGCCCCAAAG GCCCATTCCTTGGTCGTCCCCAGCAAGAAGCGAAAGAAGCCTTCGAGGCCAGCCAAGACACGGAAACGTCAGGTTGGATCCCAGAAGGGTGAGGTCAAGAAGGATGCGCCGGGGGATGATACCAAAGCTGACACTGACACAGCTCCAGCTTCATTCCCTGAGCCTAG GTGCTGTGAGAACTGTGGAATCAGCTTCTCAGGCGATGGTACCCGAAGGCAGCGGCTCAAGACATTGTGCAAGGACTGCCGAG cacAGAGAATTGCCTTCAACCGGGAGCAGAGGATGTTTAAG CGTGTGGGCTGTGGAGAGTGTGCAGCCTGCCAGGTAACTGAAGACTGTGGGgcctgccccacctgcctgctGCAGCTGCCCCGTGATGTAGCCTCGGGGCTATTCTGCAAGTGTGAGCGGAGACGCTGCCTCCGGATTGTGGAAAGG AGCCGAGGGTGCGGAGTGTGCCGGGGCTGTCAGACCCAAGAGGACTGTGGCCGTTGCCAAGTCTGCCTTCGCCCTCCCCGCCCTGGTCTCAGGCGTCAGTGGAGATGTGTCCAGCGGCGCTGCCTACGG GGTAAACATGGTCGCCGTAGGGGAGGCTGTGACTCCAAAATGGCTGCCCAACGACGTCCCCGAGCTCAGCCACTGCCTCCGCTTCCCCCATCACAGCCCCCAGAGCCCACAGAGCTG AAGCGGCTGCTGCCCAGTGTCTGTTCAGAGTCCGAAGATGGGGCAGGATCACCCCCACCTTGCCCTCGTCGAAAGAGGCCTGGCTCTGCTCGACGGCCCCATCTGGGCCCCACCCTGAAGCCCCCCTTGGCTACACGCACAACCCGACCAGGCTGTGCCAAGGCTCCAATGAAACAGGAAGCAGGTGGTGGCTTTGTGCTGCCCCCACCTGGCACCGACCTTGTGTTTTTACGGGAGGGCGCAAGTAGTCCTGTGCAGGTGCCAGGCCCTGCTGCATCTTCCAAAGAAGCCCTATTGCAG GAGGCCCAGTGCTCTGGCCTGAGTTGGGTTGTGGCCTTACCCCAGGTGAAGCAAGAGAAGGCGGATGCCCTGGAAGAGTGGACACCGGGCACAGCCATCCTGACTTCTCCTGTATTGCTGCCTGGCTGCCCTAGCAAG GCAGTAGACCCAGGCCTGCCACCTGTGAAGCAAGAGCCACCTGACCCTGAGGAGGATAAGAAGGAGAACAAGGATGACGCTGCCTCTGAATCGGCcccagaggaggaggcaggaggggctggCACGCCTGTG ATCACGGAGATTTTCAGCCTGGGTGGAACCCGCTTCCGGGACACAGCAGTCTGGTTGCCAAG GTCCAAGGACCTTAAAAAACCTGGAGCTAGAAAGCAGTAG
- the MBD1 gene encoding methyl-CpG-binding domain protein 1 isoform X37: MAEDWLDCPALGPGWKRREVFRKSGATCGRSDTYYQSPTGDKIRSKVELTRYLGPACDLTLFDFKQGILCYPAPKAHSLVVPSKKRKKPSRPAKTRKRQVGSQKGEVKKDAPGDDTKADTDTAPASFPEPRCCENCGISFSGDGTRRQRLKTLCKDCRAQRIAFNREQRMFKRVGCGECAACQVTEDCGACPTCLLQLPRDVASGLFCKCERRRCLRIVERSRGCGVCRGCQTQEDCGRCQVCLRPPRPGLRRQWRCVQRRCLRGKHGRRRGGCDSKMAAQRRPRAQPLPPLPPSQPPEPTELQPYTNRRQNRKCGDCAACLRRTDCGRCDFCCDKPKFGGSNQKRQKCRWRQCLQFAMKRLLPSVCSESEDGAGSPPPCPRRKRPGSARRPHLGPTLKPPLATRTTRPGCAKAPMKQEAGGGFVLPPPGTDLVFLREGASSPVQVPGPAASSKEALLQEAQCSGLSWVVALPQVKQEKADALEEWTPGTAILTSPVLLPGCPSKAVDPGLPPVKQEPPDPEEDKKENKDDAASESAPEEEAGGAGTPVITEIFSLGGTRFRDTAVWLPRSKDLKKPGARKQ, encoded by the exons ATGGCTGAGGACTGGCTGGACTGCCCAGCCCTGGGCCCTGGCTGGAAGCGCCGAGAGGTCTTTCGCAAGTCAGGGGCCACCTGCGGGCGCTCAGACACCTATTACCAGAG CCCCACAGGAGACAAGATCCGAAGCAAAGTTGAGTTGACCCGGTACCTGGGCCCTGCGTGTGACCTCACTCTCTTTGACTTCAAACAAGGCATCTTGTGCTATCCAGCCCCAAAG GCCCATTCCTTGGTCGTCCCCAGCAAGAAGCGAAAGAAGCCTTCGAGGCCAGCCAAGACACGGAAACGTCAGGTTGGATCCCAGAAGGGTGAGGTCAAGAAGGATGCGCCGGGGGATGATACCAAAGCTGACACTGACACAGCTCCAGCTTCATTCCCTGAGCCTAG GTGCTGTGAGAACTGTGGAATCAGCTTCTCAGGCGATGGTACCCGAAGGCAGCGGCTCAAGACATTGTGCAAGGACTGCCGAG cacAGAGAATTGCCTTCAACCGGGAGCAGAGGATGTTTAAG CGTGTGGGCTGTGGAGAGTGTGCAGCCTGCCAGGTAACTGAAGACTGTGGGgcctgccccacctgcctgctGCAGCTGCCCCGTGATGTAGCCTCGGGGCTATTCTGCAAGTGTGAGCGGAGACGCTGCCTCCGGATTGTGGAAAGG AGCCGAGGGTGCGGAGTGTGCCGGGGCTGTCAGACCCAAGAGGACTGTGGCCGTTGCCAAGTCTGCCTTCGCCCTCCCCGCCCTGGTCTCAGGCGTCAGTGGAGATGTGTCCAGCGGCGCTGCCTACGG GGTAAACATGGTCGCCGTAGGGGAGGCTGTGACTCCAAAATGGCTGCCCAACGACGTCCCCGAGCTCAGCCACTGCCTCCGCTTCCCCCATCACAGCCCCCAGAGCCCACAGAGCTG CAGCCCTACACGAACCGCCGGCAGAACCGCAAGTGCGGGGACTGTGCAGCCTGCCTACGGCGGACGGACTGTGGCCGCTGCGACTTCTGCTGCGACAAGCCCAAATTCGGGGGCAGCAACCAGAAGCGCCAGAAGTGTCGTTGGCGCCAGTGCCTGCAGTTTGCCATG AAGCGGCTGCTGCCCAGTGTCTGTTCAGAGTCCGAAGATGGGGCAGGATCACCCCCACCTTGCCCTCGTCGAAAGAGGCCTGGCTCTGCTCGACGGCCCCATCTGGGCCCCACCCTGAAGCCCCCCTTGGCTACACGCACAACCCGACCAGGCTGTGCCAAGGCTCCAATGAAACAGGAAGCAGGTGGTGGCTTTGTGCTGCCCCCACCTGGCACCGACCTTGTGTTTTTACGGGAGGGCGCAAGTAGTCCTGTGCAGGTGCCAGGCCCTGCTGCATCTTCCAAAGAAGCCCTATTGCAG GAGGCCCAGTGCTCTGGCCTGAGTTGGGTTGTGGCCTTACCCCAGGTGAAGCAAGAGAAGGCGGATGCCCTGGAAGAGTGGACACCGGGCACAGCCATCCTGACTTCTCCTGTATTGCTGCCTGGCTGCCCTAGCAAG GCAGTAGACCCAGGCCTGCCACCTGTGAAGCAAGAGCCACCTGACCCTGAGGAGGATAAGAAGGAGAACAAGGATGACGCTGCCTCTGAATCGGCcccagaggaggaggcaggaggggctggCACGCCTGTG ATCACGGAGATTTTCAGCCTGGGTGGAACCCGCTTCCGGGACACAGCAGTCTGGTTGCCAAG GTCCAAGGACCTTAAAAAACCTGGAGCTAGAAAGCAGTAG